In Comamonas koreensis, the genomic stretch GCACCTGGTCGTCGCCGGCGCTGGTGTCCATCCAGAACACCGGCAGGCCAGGGAAGGCGGCTTCAAAGTAGGCGCGCTCGTTGCCAATCTCCAGCACCAGCACACCGTCTTCGCTCAGGCGCTGGGGCAGCTCCAGAATCAGGCCGCGCACAAAGTCCATGCCGTCCTGGCCACCAGCCAGCGCCAGCACCGGCTCGGCCTGGTATTCCAGCGGCAGGCTGGCCATGCTCTGGGCGTTGACATAGGGTGGATTGCAGAGAATCAGGTCCCAGGGGCCGCGGGCGTTGGCCATGCCGTCTGATTGAACCAGCTGCACGCGCTCTTGCAGGCCATGCTGGTCCACATTGATGCGGGCCACGGCCAGCGCATCGGCAGACAGATCAGCGCCGGTGACCTGCACATCGGGGTAGGCCATGGCGGCCAGGCATGCGAGGCTGCCGTTGCCGGTACACAGGTCCAGCACCTGGCGCGTCTTGTCGCTCAGCCAGTCGTCAATGCTGCCATCGGCCAGCAGCTCGGCAATCAGGCTGCGCGGCACGATGGAGCGCTCGTCGATGTAGAAGGGGACACCTTGCAGCCAGGCCTGCTGGGTCAGATAAGCGGCTGGCTTGCGGCTGCGGATGCGCTCGGCGATCAGTTGCTCGAGTTTGCTGCGCTGCACGTCACTCACCGATTGGCTTGCGACTGAGTCTGCGCCATCCGGGCTGGTGTCGCTGTCCACCGGCAGACCCAGTGACCACAGCACCAGCCAGCTCGCTTCGTCCTGCGCATTGGTCGTTCCATGGCCAAAATGCACACCGGCAGCGCTGAGCGCTGCTGCGCTGTCATCAATCAGGGTGCGGATGGTGGTCATGGCTCAACTCAGGCAAAAATCAAAGACCGCCATTGTAGGCTTGATGACAGCTGCGTGGCACCAGGCAAGGCTGCCGCCAGGGCTATCTGGGTATTGGCTTTGAACAGGTTCTTAGCGCGCCAGGTTTTCCAGAATGCGGCGGTAGATATTTTTCAGCGGCTCGATATCGGCCACGGCCACGCACTCGTCGATCTTGTGGATGGTGGCGTTCGATGGACCGATCTCGATGACTTCCGGGCAGATATCGGCGACAAAGCGGCCGTCGCTGGTGCCGCCAGTGGTCGACAAGGTGGTCTCCAGCCCCACTTCGTCGCGGATGGCTTGCTGCACGGCCGTCACCAGCACGCCGGGTGTGGTCAGGAAGGGCTTGCCGCCCAGGGTCCACTTCAGGTCGTACTCAAGCGCATGGCGCTCCAAGGTGGACTTGACGCGGGCCTTGAGGTTCTCGGCCGTCGATTCGGTGCTGAAGCGGAAGTTGAAGTCCACCACCATCTGGCCCGGGATCACATTGCCCGCGCCAGTGCCCGCATGGATATTGCTCATCTGGAAGCTGGTGGGCGGGAAGAAGGCATTGCCCTCGTCCCACAGGGTGCTGGCCAGTTCACCCAGCGCGCCCAGCCCCTGGTGGATGGGGTTGCGGGCCAGCTGCGGGTAGGCGATATGGCCTTGCACGCCATGGACGGTGAGCTTGCCCGTCAGGCTGCCGCGCCGGCCGTTCTTGACCATGTCGCCGAGCTTTTGCACGGCGGTGGGTTCGCCCACCAGGCAGTAGTCCAGCACCTGGCCGCGCTGGCGCAGCTGCTCGACGACGACGGCGGTGCCGTCCACGCTCGGGCCTTCTTCGTCACTGGTCAGCAAGAGCGCGATATCCAGCGGCGCTGCAGCGTTCTGGGCGACAAACTCCTCGGCGGCCACGACAAAGGCAGCGATGGAGGTCTTCATGTCGCTGGCACCGCGCCCGTAGAGCTTGCCATCGCGGTGCGAAGGGGTGAAGGGGTGCGAGTTCCACTGCTCCAGCGGGCCGGTGGGCACCACATCGGTGTGGCCGACAAAGACCACGGTCTTGGCTCCCGCCACGCCGCTGCGGCGCAGTGCCCAGAGGTTGCTCACCCGAAAACTGTCGGGGCCGCTGTCCATGCGCTCGCAGGCAAAACCCAGCGGCTGGAGCAGGTCGGAAACCATGTCCAGACAGCCTTCGTCATTGGGCGTCACGGAAGGACGGGCGATCAGTTGCTCGGTCAGTTGCAGGGTGCGGGACATGGCGTCAAAGAAAGTGGGCGGGGAGGTCAACAACAATGCGGCCCGCAGGCCGCATTCAGGGCATATGGCCACGGCGTCGTGGCGTGCTGCCCGGGGGCAACGGCCGCTATCTTACTCTTGGTTCACATCAAGCACGATTTCGGTGAACGAGGCCGCGTCGTCGAGCTCGGGTTTGGCCGCGACCTGGGCCTTGGCGGCATTGGCCGCCATCTGGAAGTCGTTCTGCAGCCGCCACATCAGGTTGGTTGGCGAGTCGGAGTTGGCAAGGCCTTCCTCGCGGCTGATCTTGCCGCTGTGGATGAGCGCGGCCAGTGCGCCTTCAAAGGTGACCGAGCCTTCGGCCATGGACTTTTCCATCGCCTCGCGCACGGCCGAGAAGTTGCCTTGCTCGATCATCTCGCCCACCAGCTTGGTGTTGAGCATCACCTCGATGGCAGCGGTGCGTTTGCCCGAGACCGTCTTGACCAGACGCTGCGAGACCACGGCGCGCAGCGCCGATGACAGGTCACCCAGCATCGTGGGGCGCACCTCGACCGGGTAGAAGCTCAGGATCCGGTTGAGCGCGTGGTAGCTGTTGTTGCCGTGCAAGGTGGCCAGGCACAGGTGGCCGGACTGCGCGTAGGCAATGGCCGCCGACATGGTCTCGCGGTCGCGGATTTCGCCAATCATGATCACATCGGGCGCCTGGCGCAGCGCGTTCTTCAGCGCGGTCTGCAGTGAGGCGGTGTCGCTGCCCACCTCGCGCTGGTTGATGATCGAGCGCCGGTTGGAAAACTGGTACTCGATCGGGTCTTCCACCGTCAGGATATGGCCGCTTTGCTGGCCGTTGCGGTGGTCGATCATTGCGGCGAGCGACGTGCTCTTGCCCGAGCCGGTGGCGCCGACAAACAGCACCAGGCCGCGCCGGGCCATGATGAGGTCCTGGAAGATCTCGGGCAGCTCCAGCTGCTCCAGGCTGGGGATGTCCTGGGGCACATAGCGGATGACCACGGCGCAGCTGCCGCGCTGGTGCATGGCGCTGACGCGGAAACGGCCCACGCCTTCGAGCGGCACGCCAATGTTGAGCTCCCCGGTTTCGTCCAGCTCTTCGATGCGCTCGGGCGGCACGATCTCGGCGAGCAGGGTACGCGGCGCATCCGGTGTCAAGGTCTGGTTGTTGAGGGGGATGCATTCGCCCTGGATCTTGACCAGCGCAGGCGCATTGGCTGACAGATAGACATCCGAGGCCTTGTTGTCTGCCATCAGGCGCAAGATTCGCTCCATGGTTCCCATGTCCGTTCCCTCCAGTAATTTGTGCAGAGATTGTAGGCTTAGCTACGCAGTCAATAAACGATGTTGCGCCCGCGCTGCAACCCAACCGCAAGCCAAACGGCCACAAAAAAGCCCTGCAGCGCAAAGCTTGCAGGGCTGATGGGTTGCCTGGCGAGGGTTATACAGAGAATCCCTGGGCGGCAGATCAGTCGCGCAGCAGGTCGTTGATGCTGGTCTTGGCGCGGGTCTCGGGCGTCACTTGCTTGACGATCACCGCGCAGTACAGGCTGTGGCTGCCGTCCTTGGCAGGCATGGAGCCGCTGACCACCACCGAACCCGAAGGAACGCGGCCATAAGTGACTTCGCCGGTCATGCGGTTATAGATCTTCGTGGACTGGCTGATGTACACGCCCATCGAGATGACCGAGTTTTCTTCGACGATCACGCCTTCGACGATTTCGGAGCGGGCGCCGATGAAGCAGTTGTCTTCAATGATGGTGGGGTTGGCTTGCAGCGGTTCGAGCACGCCGCCCAGGCCCACGCCGCCCGAGAGGTGGACGTTCTTGCCCACTTGTGCGCAGGAGCCCACGGTGGCCCAGGTGTCAACCATGGTGCCTTCGCCCACATAGGCGCCAATGTTCACGTAGGAAGGCATCAGGATGGCGCCCTTGGCCACATAGCTGCCGCGGCGGGCCACAGCGGGCGGCACCACGCGCACGCCGGTGGCGGCGATATCGGCTTCGGACATGCCCGCGTACTTGGTGGGCACTTTGTCGTAGAAGTTCAGGTCGCCGGCTTGCACCAGCGCGTTGTCCTTCAAGCGGAACGACAGCAACACGGCCTTCTTGATCCACTGGTGCACGGTCCACTGGCCCACGCCGTCACGGGTGGCCACACGCAACTCGCCCTGGTCCAGGGCGTTGATCACATGGTCGACCGCATCGACGATTTCTTTGGGAGCCGAGGCAGGCGAGAGCGTCGTGCGGGCTTCCCAGGCGGATTCGATGATGGTTTGCAGTTGTTGCGTCATGGTTTAGGCTTTTTTCCAGGATTGAATGAATTGGGCAATGCGCTGAGCGGCTTCCAGGCATTCGGCCGTCTGGGCCACCAGGGCCATGCGGATGCGGCCGGCGCCTGGGTTGCTGCCGTTGAAGTCACGGGCCAGATAGCTGCCTGGCAGAACCGTGACATTGTATTGGGCATAGAGTTCGCGTGCGAACTCGGTGTCGGACAAGCCCATCTCTGGAGGCACGCCGGCCCAGAGGTAGAAGCTGGCATCGGGCAACTGCACGTCCATCACGGCCGACAGCACGGGCGTGACTTCGGCAAACTTGCGGCGGTATTGCTCGCGGTTGTCTTCGACATGGCGCTCATCACCCCAGGCCGCAATGCTGGCCGCCTGCACCGGCGGGCTCATCGCGCCGCCCTGGTAGGTGCGGTAGAGCGTGAAGGCCTTGATCAGCTCGGCGTCGCCCGCGACAAAACCGCTGCGCAGGCCCGGCACATTGCTGCGCTTGGACAGGCTGGTGAACGAGACCAGGCGGCGGAAATCGCTGCGGCCCAGTTGCGCTGCTGCCTGCATGCCGCCCAGTGGTGGCTCGTCGCGGAAGTAGATTTCGCTGTAGCACTCGTCAGACGCAATGACAAAGCCATAGCGGTCGGACAGCTCAAACAGCTTTTTCCACTCGTCAAGCGGCATCACGGCGCCGGTGGGGTTGCCCGGCGAGCAGACAAAGATCAGCTGGGTGCGCTGCCAGATGTCCTCGGGCACGCTGGCCCAGTCGACGGCAAAGTTCTTGCTGGCGATGCTGGGCACGTAGTAGGGCGTGGCGCCCGCGAGCAGGGCCGCGCCTTCGTAGATCTGGTAGAAGGGGTTGGGGCAGAGCACGACCGGGCCTGGCTTGCTGCTGTCGACCACCGTCTGCGTGAACGCAAACAGTGCCTCGCGGCTGCCATTGACGGGCAAGGTGTGCTTGTGTCCATCCACCTGCAGGCCGTAGCGCGTGGACAGCCAGGCAGCAAAGGCTTCGCGCAGTGCCGGCGTGCCAGCGGTGGCCGGGTAGACCGACAGGCCGGCCAGGTTGTCCGAGAGCGCCTGCTCGATGAAGGCGGGCGTGGGGTGGCGGGGCTCACCGATACCCAGGCTGATGGGCGACTGGTCTGCGGGCGGCGTGACACCGGCAAACAACTGGCGCAGGCGCTCAAACGGGTAGGGCTGCAGTTTCTGGAGCAAGGGGTTCATAAGCCAGCCATTATGGTGCAGCGGCGCTTGTTTTTTTGCGCCGTTCTGTCATGCCCGGTAGGGGCTTGGCGGCCTTTGTCGGCTACCCAGCGCCGCGCAGCCATTAAGACGAGTGGTTGCCGCCTTGTTGCTGCTTGGCTTTGGCCAAAATGGCGGCCAGGATTGCCTTTTTGTCGGCAGCGGCCGGCGCGGCCAGGTTGGCCTTGCTGGCCGCGGTATTTTGCGATGCTGCTGCGCTGACGGCAGCAGCCTGGGCCGCCTGGGCGCTGAGGGCTGCAGGGGCAGCGTGCGGCGTGCCCGCTGGGCTGGCAGTTGGACTGGGCACCTGCGTGCGGTTGGTGCCGTGCAGGCGCTGCTGGTGCCTGTTGTAGCGCAGCCGGGCCTCATCGGCTTGCGCCGGGCTCCAGGCGGCCCAGCCGGTGGCCTCGCCGCTGGCGTTGTCCAGTTCAATGCAATCGACCGGGCAGACCGGCAGGCACAGCTCGCAGCCGGTGCAGGCCTCGGCAATGACGGTGTGCATGCGCTTGTTCGCGCCCAGGATGGCATCGGTCGGGCAGGCCTTGATGCACAAGGTGCAGCCGATGCACCAGTTCTCATCGATGCGGGCGACAACGCGCACGGCTTCGAGGCCGTTGTGCGGGTTCAGCGGCAGCGCAGGCCGGCCGGTGATGGCCGCCAGCCGCGCCACGCCTTCCTGGCCGCCAGGCGGGCATTGGTTGATCGCGGCCTCGCCCTGGGCAATGGCCTGGGCATAGTGGCGGCAGTCGGGGTAGCCGCAGCGCGTGCATTGGGTCTGCGGCAGGGCCGCATCAATGGCGCCAATGAAAACAGCCAGCGCTGAGGCTGGCTGGTCGCTGGTTTTGTGGGTATCGATCACACCGTGTGCAAAGTATTCTGCTTGGAAGTGGCCGATTTTACGCTGCCTGCAGGGCGATCCTCGATGCGGTTGTTGGCGAGGATGAAGTCCTTGAGCATCGGGTAGACCATGGTGCGCCAGCGCTTGCCGCTGAAGATGCCGTAGTGCCCCGCGCCCTTGACTTCAAAGTGCCGGGTGTCGACCGCCTTGAGGCCGGTGCACAGGTCATGCGCGGCCTGGGTCTGGCCCGAGCCAGAGATGTCATCAAGCTCGCCCTCGACCGTCAGCAGCGCGCTGTGGCGGATGTCCTGGGGCTTGACCAGCTCCAGATTGCCTTCGGGCGAGCGCACCTCCCAGGTGCCCTTGACCAGCGCAAAGTCCTGGAACACGGTCTTGATGGTTTCCAGGTAGTAGGCCGCATCCATGTCGAGCACGGCGTTGTACTCGTCGTAGAACTTGCGGTGGTGTTCGGCGCTGTCTTCGTTGCCCTTGAGCAGGTCCTTGAAGTAGTCGTAATGGCTCATCGCATGGCGGTCAGGGTTCATGCTGACAAAGCCCATGTGCTGCAAAAAGCCGGGGTAGACCAGGCGGCCGGCACCGGGAAAGTTGCCGGGCACCGGATGGATCACGTTCGACTCGAACCACTGCAGATCGTGCGTGGTGGCCAGGTTGTTCACCGTGGTGGGCGATTTGCGCGCATCGATGGGGCCACCCATCATGGTCATCGACAGCGGGGTCTTCTCGCCGCGGCTGGCCATCAGCGAGACGGCGGCGAGCACCGGCACCGTGGGCTGGCAGACGCTCACCACATGGCAGTTGCCGTAGATGCCCTGGATGTGGCGGATGAATTCCTGCACATAGTTGACATAGTCATCGAGGTGGAAGATGCCCTCGGTCTGCGGCACCAGGCGCGCATTGGTCCAGTCGGTGATATAGACCTTGTGGTCGGCCAGCATCGTGCGCACCGTCTCGCGCAGCAGGGTGGCGTAGTGGCCCGACAGCGGGGCCACCACCAGCACCACGGGCTGCTGCTTCATCGCCGCCAGGCTGGTCTGGTCGTCCGAGAAGCGCTTGAAGCGGCGCAGCTCGCAAAAGGGCTTGGTCAGCTCCACGCGCTCGTGGATCGCGATCTCATGGCCGTTGGCCTCGATGGTGGTGATGCCAAAGGCGGGCTTTTCATAGTCCTTGCCCAGCCGGTAGAACAGATCAAAGCCCGCCGAGGCGCGCTGGGCGGTGTTCGTCTGGCTGATCGGCCACAGCGGATTGCTCAGCATCTTCGAGGTGGCGTGGGCGTATTCTGCAAAGGGCTCCATCAGGGCCCGCTGGGTTTCATACAGTTGGTACAGCATCAAAACTCCGTGATTGTTGCATCGCAATATAGCAGCAGCGCGCGTCAGAAAGCATGGCCAGCCATGCTCGTAAACACGGGGAGGGTGCTGGCGCTGGGTTCTGCGCCGCTGCCCACTGTGTGCTACACCGGCCTGCCACCCGCATGGCCGCTGCAATGCAGCCACTCGGATGGGCGTAGTTACAAAGATTGATTTTAACTAATGACTGAGGGTCTTGCTAGACTATTGCTCTGGCCCCATGCCCGCGCTTGCCCTGGGTAGACAGGGCCTGTAGATCAGGGCAGGACGCTATGGCCGCTCAGTCTTCGCTGGTGGTGCTGTTGGCGGGCTGGCGCTGCAACCATTCCTCAAAGGCCTCACGCGCAGAGTTGCGCAGCGTTTTGCGAAAGCGCTGCTTGTCCTCCAGGTAAAGGCAGTGGCGCATCACCGTGAAGGGGTTGAAGCTGCTGGACGGGTAGCGGTGCTGGAAATCGGCCTTGTAGTGGCGCACGGTGGTGACATGCTTTTGCACCACGGCAAACAGCCAGCCGGCGTGGCGCACGGCAAAGTCATGCAGCAACTCGTCCAGGAAGAACTCCACCTTCTGCGGGTCAAACTCATAGCCGGGGAAGTGCTTGTGGCCAAAGGCGACAAAGCTGAAGGCATCGAGCGGCTCGTTGTGGTCGCCCAGTCCATCGCCCAGGGGGCCGTCGACCTCGTCCTCGGCGCGCGAGAGCGCCAGCGCCTGGCTGGTCTCATTGCGGATCTGCAAGAACTCGCGGTCGGCCAGTTCAAACAGCGCCGACAGAATGTTGATGCGGCGTTTGAGGTTGGTCGGGATGGACTTCTTGTACTTGATCTTGTGGTCCAGCTCGCTCCAGGAGTCCTGGATGATGGTGCGGATCTGCAGCTCGAAGGCCTGGTCGGCATAGGCCTGGTGCTCGGTCAGCTGTGCCTGCTGCTGGTTGAGCCGCAGGTCCATATGGATGCCCTTGTAGCCAAACTCGGACTCCGAGTCTTCCATCGGTGAGGTCTTGTCGGTGATCTCGATCACATCGAAATATTCGCGCACCCGGGACATGATGGCCGGTGGCTCGTCCTCATAGAGGCAGACCACGCGCACGCCGATCAGGTCGGTGATGTAGTCCTCGATGGCATAGTCCTCGGACTGGTCCTCGACAAAGTTTCGGTACTTGCGCTTGAACTTGCGCACGCATTCGTCAGCGGTCTTCACCCGGCACTCGAACTTGGCGATGTTGACGCCCTCGAGGTTGCTCAAGATGGCGTGGATCAGCGCATTGAACGAGGCCGCCGCAGCCTTGAGGGTGGGCAACTGGGCGGCGTAGAAATCCAGGAATTCCTGTTTGCGGGATTCAAAATCGCGAGCGGGCATGGGGCAGGGCAGCAAAGAAGGGGCAGGCGCCACGCGCCCGCCAAAAGAAGAAGTTACTTGGCGCTATTGTCTACCTCTGTGGTGTCGCTGATGTGGGCCTGGGGTGCAAAAAGATCCCAGACCGCGATGAACAGCGCGGCAATCAGTGGCCCGATGACAAAGCCGGTAAGCCCGAACAGCGACAGCCCGCCCAGGGTGGAGATGAGGATCAGGTAGTCGGGCATCTTGGTGTCCTTGCCCACCAGGAGCGGGCGCAGCACGTTGTCGACCATGCCCATGATGGCGGCGCCATAGGCGGCCAGCACAATGCCTTCGGTGGTGGAGCCGGTGGCAATGTAATAAATAGCAACTGGCGCCCAGACAATGGCTGCACCCACGGCCGGCAACAGCGACAAAAAGGCCATCACCACGCCCCACAGCAGCGAGGCCTCGATGCCCAGAATCCAGAAGATGATGCCGCCCAGCGCGCCCTGGGTGGCAGCCACGGCCAGGTTGCCCTTGACCGTGGCGCGCACCACGGTGATGAACTTGGCGCCCAGCTTTTTCTTGTGCGCGTCATCGAGCGGCGTGGCGGCCAGGATCTTGCGGATCAAGGTCTTGCCGTCGCGCAGGAAGAAGAACAACAGGTAGAGCATGATGCAAAAGCTCACCAAAAAGCCCATGGTGTTCTGGCCGATGGTCAGCACCTTGGTCGCCACATACTGGCTCGCCTGCACCGAGATGCCGGAGATCTTCTCCTGGATCACCTTGGGGTCGTTCAGGTTGAAGCGGGTCAGCAGGTCCAGCACCCACTGGGGCATGGCGTTGTAGATCTGCTGGAAGTACTGGCCGAAATTCATCTCGCCCGAGTGCACGCTCTCGTAGATGGTGGCCGCCTCCTTGGCCAGCGAGATCGACAGCAGGATCAGCGGCAGGATCACCAGCACCAGGCACAGCACCAGCGTAATCAGGGCCGCAATAGTCGGGTATTTGGGGAGGCGGACCAGGATTTTTTTGTGTAGAGGCGTAAACACAACAGCGAGGATCACGGCCCAGAAAACGGCCCCCTGAAAGGGGAAAAGCACGGCAAAAAAGGCAATGGTGACGCCTATTAGCAGCAAGATGAATGCTTTGTCGTGAAGAGAGTGGTTGTTGAACATCAAGCGCATCGGTGTGAATGGATAGCGCAAATGTATCTGCTTCCGGCATAAACCTACGCTATTTCGGGCACCCATCTGCTGGGGCCAAGGCCATCGAAGGACAAGCCCAGGCGGAAGTGGCACAATACCCGTTGTTCGGCCCTTCCCAGCCACAGTCGCATCCGCCAATCGGTTCAGCCGTGTCGCGGAAGGTTGTTTATATGCACCAGCTAATGCTTTCCAGAGGAAAGCGGAGGTCAGCGGAGAAAATGAGCGATACGAATTCTGTGTATCAAGCCTACCAAGGCAACACCTATCTCTTCGGCGGCAATGCCCCGTATGTCGAAGAGATGTATGAGAACTATCTGGATAACCCAGGCAGCGTACCAGACACCTGGCGCGCTTACTTTGATGCACTGCAAAACGTCCCCGCATTGGACGGCAGCAACGCCAAGGACGTCCCTCATCTTCCCGTCGTCAACGCCTTTGCCGAGCGCGCCAAACAAGGCGTGACCAAGGTGGTGGTAGCGTCTGGTGCTGATTCGGAACTGGGCCGCAAGCGCACCGCCGTGCAGCAGCTGATTGCCGCTTACCGCAATGTGGGCGCACGCTGGGCCGATCTGGACCCGCTGAAGCGCCAAGAACGCCCCGAAATTCCTGAGCTCGATCCAGCCTTCTATGGCTTTACCGATGCGGACCAGGAAACCGTGTTCAACATCAGCAACACGTTCTTCGGCAAGGAATCGATGACCTTGCGCGAGCTGCTCAATGCACTGCGCGAGACCTATTGCGGCACGTTGGGCGCGGAGTACATGTACACCGCCGAGCAAAACCAGAAGCGTTGGTGGCAGCAAAAGCTCGAGAGCATTCGCAGCAAGCCCGCCTTCAACGCCGACCAGAAAAAGCGCATTCTTGACCGCCTGACCGCGGCCGAAGGCCTGGAGCGTTTCCTGCACACCAAGTATGTGGGTCAGAAGCGCTTCTCGCTCGAAGGCGGCGAGTCCTTTATCGTCGCGATGGACCAGCTGATCAATGCCGCTGGCGTGACCGGCGTGCAGGAAATCGTCATCGGCATGGCCCACCGTGGCCGCCTGAACGTGCTGGTCAACACCCTCGGCAAGATGCCCAAGGACCTGTTTGCCGAGTTCGACCACACCGCCCCTGAAGAGCTGACCGCCGGTGACGTGAAGTACCACCAGGGCTTTAGCTCCGATGTGTCGACCACTGGCGGCCCGGTGCACCTGTCGCTGGCCTTCAATCCCTCGCACCTGGAAATCGTCAACCCCGTGGTTGAAGGCTCGGTGCGCTCGCGCATGGACCGCCGCAACGACCCGCAGGGCAAGCAAGTGCTGCCGGTGCTGGTGCACGGTGACGCGGCCTTTGCCGGCCAGGGCGTGAACCAGGAAACGCTGGCGCTGTCCGAAACCCGTGGCTACACCACGGGCGGCACGGTGCACATCATCATCAACAACCAGATTGGTTTCACGACCTCCGATCCTCGCGATCTGCGCTCGACCACGTATTGCACGGACATCGTCAAGATGATCGATTCGCCCGTGCTGCACGTCAACGGTGACGATCCCGAAGCGGTGGCACTGGCCATGCAGATGGCTTTGGACTTCCGTATGGAATTCTCCAAGGACATCGTGGTGGACATCATCTGCTACCGCAAGCTCGGTCACAACGAGCAGGACACGCCTGCACTGACCCAGCCGCTGATGTACAAGAAGATTGCCCAGCACCCCGGCACGCGCAAGCTGTACGCCGACAAGCTGGCCACGCAAGGGCTGGGCGAGACGCTGGGCGACGACATGGTCAAGGCCTACCGCGCGGCCATGGATGCGGGCAAGCACACGGTCGACCCGGTGCTGACCAACTTCAAGAGCCAGTACGCGGTGGATTGGAGCCCCTTCCTCAAGCAGAAGTGGACCGACAGCGCCGACACCGCCATTCCCGTGGCCGAGTGGAAGCGTCTGGCCGAGCGCGTCACGACCCTGCCGGAGTCGGTGAACCCGCACCAGCTGGTCAAGAAGGTCTATGACGACCGCGCAGCGATGGGCCGTGGCGACATCAACGTGGACTGGGGCATGGGTGAGACCATGGCCTACGCCTCGCTGGTGGCCTCGGGTTACCCCATCCGCCTGTCGGGCGAAGACAGCGGCCGCGGCACCTTTACCCACCGCCACTCGGTCGTGCACGACCAAAAGCGTGAGAAGTGGGACGAGGGCACCTACATCCCTCTGCAGAACGTCGCTGACAACCAGGCGCCGTTTACCGTGATCGACTCCATCCTGTCCGAAGAGGCCGTGCTGGGCTTCGAATATGGCTACGCCTCCAACGATCCCAACACCCTGGTGATCTGGGAAGCGCAGTTCGGCGACTTCGCCAACGGCGCGCAAGTGGTGATCGACCAGTTCATCGCCTCCGGTGAAGTCAAGTGGGGCCGTATCAACGGTCTGACCTTGATGCTGCCACACGGCTACGAAGGCCAGGGCCCCGAGCACAGCTCGGCACGCCTGGAGCGCTTCATGCAGCTGTCGGCGGACCAGAACATGCAAGTGACCCAGCCGACCACGGCTGCGCAGATCTTCCACTTGCTGCGTCGCCAGATGGTGCGTCCGCTGCGCAAGCCGCTGATCATCATGACGCCCAAGTCGCTGCTGCGTAACAAGGACGCAACCTCGCCCGTGTCGGAATTCACCTCCGGTGGCTTCCAGACCGTGATCGGTGAGCGCGATGAGGCCATCGTTGCCAAGGCCGACAAGGTCAAGCGCGTGATCGCCTGCTCGGGCAAGGTCTACTACGACCTGGTCAAGAAGCGCACCGAAGAAGGCAGCACCGATGTGGCCATCATCCGTATCGAGCAGCTCTATCCGTTCCCCCACAAGGCTTTTGCCGCTGAACTCAAGAAGTACAGCGCCGCCAAGGAAGTGGTGTGGTGCCAGGACGAGCCGCAAAACCAGGGTGCATGGTTCTTCGTGCAGCACTACATCCACGAGAACATGCTCGACGGCCAAAAGCTGGGCTACTCCGGCCGTGCCGCCTCGGCATCGCCTGCCGTGGGCTATTCGCACCTGCACCAAGAGCAGCAAAAGGCGCTGGTCGAAGGCGCATTCGGCAAGCTCAAGGGCTTTGTGCTGACCAAGTAAGCACGACCTCAGCATTTAACGAATACAGAAAGAATTGTTATGGCAATCGTAGAAGTCAAAGTCCCCCAGCTGTCCGAGTCGGTCGCTGAAGCCACCATGCTCACCTGGAAGAAGAAGGCCGGTGAAGCTGTTGCTGTCGACGAAATCCTGATCGAGATCGAAACCGACAAGGTCGTGCTCGAAGTGCCAGCGCCTGCCGCTGGTGTGCTGACCGAGATCGTGCAAGGCGACGGCGCGACCGTTATCGCTGACCAGCTGATCGCCAAGATCGATACCGAAGCCGTGGCCGGCGCCGCTGCAGCCCCCGCTGCCGCAGCACCTGCGCCAGCTGCTGCCGCTCCCGCCCCCGCTTCTGCGCCTGCAGCTGCCGGTGGCAACAAGGGCGATGTGGCGATGCCAGCTGCAGCCAAGCTGCTGGCGGACAACAACCTGGCAGTCGGCGCTGTGGCCGGCTCGGGCAAGGACGGCCGCGTCACCAAGGGTGATGTGCTGGCCGCTGTGG encodes the following:
- a CDS encoding 2-oxoglutarate dehydrogenase E1 component — its product is MSDTNSVYQAYQGNTYLFGGNAPYVEEMYENYLDNPGSVPDTWRAYFDALQNVPALDGSNAKDVPHLPVVNAFAERAKQGVTKVVVASGADSELGRKRTAVQQLIAAYRNVGARWADLDPLKRQERPEIPELDPAFYGFTDADQETVFNISNTFFGKESMTLRELLNALRETYCGTLGAEYMYTAEQNQKRWWQQKLESIRSKPAFNADQKKRILDRLTAAEGLERFLHTKYVGQKRFSLEGGESFIVAMDQLINAAGVTGVQEIVIGMAHRGRLNVLVNTLGKMPKDLFAEFDHTAPEELTAGDVKYHQGFSSDVSTTGGPVHLSLAFNPSHLEIVNPVVEGSVRSRMDRRNDPQGKQVLPVLVHGDAAFAGQGVNQETLALSETRGYTTGGTVHIIINNQIGFTTSDPRDLRSTTYCTDIVKMIDSPVLHVNGDDPEAVALAMQMALDFRMEFSKDIVVDIICYRKLGHNEQDTPALTQPLMYKKIAQHPGTRKLYADKLATQGLGETLGDDMVKAYRAAMDAGKHTVDPVLTNFKSQYAVDWSPFLKQKWTDSADTAIPVAEWKRLAERVTTLPESVNPHQLVKKVYDDRAAMGRGDINVDWGMGETMAYASLVASGYPIRLSGEDSGRGTFTHRHSVVHDQKREKWDEGTYIPLQNVADNQAPFTVIDSILSEEAVLGFEYGYASNDPNTLVIWEAQFGDFANGAQVVIDQFIASGEVKWGRINGLTLMLPHGYEGQGPEHSSARLERFMQLSADQNMQVTQPTTAAQIFHLLRRQMVRPLRKPLIIMTPKSLLRNKDATSPVSEFTSGGFQTVIGERDEAIVAKADKVKRVIACSGKVYYDLVKKRTEEGSTDVAIIRIEQLYPFPHKAFAAELKKYSAAKEVVWCQDEPQNQGAWFFVQHYIHENMLDGQKLGYSGRAASASPAVGYSHLHQEQQKALVEGAFGKLKGFVLTK